In Fusarium musae strain F31 chromosome 7, whole genome shotgun sequence, a single window of DNA contains:
- the TEL1 gene encoding Serine/threonine-protein kinase tel1 (BUSCO:EOG0926009O) — translation MASSHGFNVMNLARDVKAGAVRDREKAVDELAHLLNPRNRATNLSDLGDKSYHEIFEAIFSFVLREKPIFYDKKKSQTTIHATASRLSKCADAVRMTVGRGNPKIGRKTLLAIVDHITQVLPGPNDDYVSPLLQDYIKALTEVLSRPAHVEILARKEGHPWELCVGFFLGVAQFLLPNEGDVSTLALARASPALVRSSPAPGSAGYGRSGGRSTPSTQSQRRAAPGEGGLLKDVLEGLYYLVVGGNAPLLRQFKDITPVVLRVLSLKQVSLGSLQTLAFAIINAIFSATHADDLEHASSLVQTLVPLMSYWWRSEKVSQDEVIRALRIEISRTILLTHLHIEHLALRSSDETIRLDLEDLVENIWSEYSRRGEAFRLQMSDITFDLSSLPAYGLQLDIFGLRPHNVYGEGHWAIVQNLAFLEGIMALPRLKRQGDDNSEQDEQPRKRRRTHQDNSSRIRLKLKAVDVSICRTALQLVPFLLAHNSLSREELLDLLPDLISLANDKNPVTASWALVASASCIAYSEGCHDQVDMWHQLWRFAIRSVSLPGTSRAAAVLLHQLLEADVLPYHTISQDINNMVTTADVSGPSTLSDASISLMFHVLHLRNAKVPSVSQSTCHHIIRWVFLRWNPNESAFASYNSLHVQPIHLANLIRTCCGTTTLELTSRPAAPGGPLTETWSSFREIESFTRYILLSEDTPNSPATAGICRFSKPTNSSTLADANTRYASQKLTLELFYPKLGELMELCTSWTKKMNEGGIQISFDRFQSLVSACLAGTLLLPLFIDINSTQSSSVESTLKEILEKGMNSALTSVEPNAFVDSILRAVQPIMPDFNTTSLNRALANNPALLQLFSRLWTLLGEQKAQTHHDNSIDLMDIDEDFDSQSSRASSIHAPTVVPRFDIQMKLDTQAFYTETRTRLHFLSIINDDVGQIGLVPDIYVEHLINLPDDDLLMCQDLLLDIFTSDLVVTPDNALAIIERLGEYIGQPDYQCAEVVLSTCIGVIDGLHPIWLNDKRHLSERVGDLYYHFIKVCLTSNIFSPKAQTSMVRLLFTLLRTNTEYGKDQGLDSPRTCLLYILRKGPMLVKFAISQKIANVFDLFVLKLHDEVFVDVLDSLPTNPLDTTGIAFRLLVLSNLACRWSTLLRRCTYHIFETPGKILDSTQYATRCLINVSNTLKLESPKALFRLFSRQLLYTWLECDPVEDIPFSIFGFATLGDLLKSAQSEAIGLTVMRGQDDALIEVCRNLGSSESDLVRQNFTTAIAYSMIFGDSNGGEDKERGEAHIKKLLGSQMYMDSIYINLVDIAALFFDLIDQENSLERVFARYKLDYAGEIMGAVKAISHSPAELPANQQPMFKAKYLIHELYRLCQNTEFQFHDLWTPPVVVSIARKLFNTVHPALGPLHACSVLRKVRVLISLAGPVAWDSYPLEMLLNATRKFITDSECADDALGISQYLLGQGAKHLSNVPSFLAGYALSTLASLRVFLESSQSSTTQESQFKATMSKAEKFHGWFSKYLEEYDSPAFKDLAQRNAFKSITQSAARIRASGNAERGTAESKLLLDILDDGGADHQLLNDSSRQLALGLLCGDFCIPALIKDDIIESDHDAVQHSTAVWKSCDTENLSEEYLAWAGRVVGRAFSASGEIPVNVLRESHLTRYQQIAPGSNGSEMGLLYLLQDLTSNPDSVTAGLAEAALRSIVSDAAILEDEPLTVACQRSLTESLLITSQWGSHRSPPSDKAPITPPSSPDQPDVWSMEITSKEWLPSLSAHLAQCVPESIILSVLAPILARVEHFAESAFPFVAHLALYFPINQQHSPKRPFSAAIKSWLKCTDPAAKENLKLLINLLLYLRTQQYPKESSMADRSYWLEVDSTMVAQTASRCGMYKTALLFAEYVTPETSRSSRRSSAAKEVDMSDTLLTIFENIDDPDAYYGLPEEPSLSNVVARVEYENDGPRSLAFRGAMYDSHIFYGDPMTQSDEQALVRALGTLGLSGLSNSLLQTQQNMESSPAALEDTFNTARKLGIWNLPAPSSDHHAVTVYKAYQSISQAADITNIRTAVHEGFSRTMRSLAALDLNATSLRKRLGALASLTELDDVIGVSDTAEMDGLIEKFKTRSDWMRSGLYGSVSQILSCRASTMSMVSQQNTLRTNIKLSAAAARHMEVEAMITASQIYRYHQATQESLRISTGLTKLIPTCAALDIHVDAAVNIETANSLWDYGQMSTSIRMLQGIDRDASLKKQTLPVSRSDLLSKIGYQVSVARLEEPHDIQKNYLEPALKELKGKGQGRQAGAVFHQFAMFCDQQLQDPDGLEDLKRLQSLKKAKGDEVAELKTLVGGTKDTQLKTRYSHVLNKEKQWLDLDEQELRRVEQTRSEFVRLSLENYLLSLIASDEHNNDALRFTALWLERSEEETTNKAVMRHLSDVPTRKFAGLTNQLTSRLQDQDTSFQKLLLELVYNICVDHPYHGMYQIWSGTKAKAQQKDDVAVLRVRATDRIAKRLAETQSVANIWLSIDKTSKYYHALAMDRNPNRYKSGAKIPLKESSPGHNLINCLIKYRIPSPTMHIELSHTKDYSKVPIISKLEPTMTIASGVSAPKIITAIGSDGVRYKQLVKGGHDDLRQDAIMEQVFSAVSSLLKLHRTTQQRNLGIRTYKVLPLTASSGLIEFVPNTIPLHEFLMPAHERYYPRDLKGSQCRKEIFGVQSRTVETRISTYRKVTEKFHPVMRYFFMEHFMDPDEWFLKRLAYTRSTAAISMLGHVLGLGDRHGHNILLDHKTGEVVHIDLGVAFEAGRILPVPELVPFRLTRDIVDGMGITKTEGVFRRCCEFTLDALREEQYSIMTILDVLRFDPLYTWSISPLRLAKLQKARHNDETPMDDEQSEAETKKGKKAAGHVNEPSEADRALEIVRKKLSKTLSVTATVNKLINQATDERNLAVLYSGWAAYA, via the exons ATGGCTTCGTCTCATGGATTCAATGTTATGAATCTAGCCC GTGATGTGAAGGCCGGTGCAGTAAGAGATAGAGAAAAAGCTGTAGACG AACTGGCGCATCTTCTTAACCCACGGAATCGAGCTACAAATCT CTCCGACCTCGGTGACAAGAGTTACCATGAGATCTTTGAAGCTATTTTCAGTTTCGTTCTTCGGGAGAAACCTATTTTCTAtgacaagaagaaatctCAAACAACAATTCATGCTACGGCCTCTCGGCTATCAAAATGTGCCGATGCCGTACGTATGACAGTGGGACGTGGCAACCCAAAAATTGGACGAAAGACACTTCTCGCTATCGTGGACCACATCACTCAAGTTCTTCCAGGACCTAATGACGATTACGTGTCCCCTTTACTCCAGGACTACATCAAAGCTTTGACCGAGGTGCTTTCCAGGCCGGCTCACGTGGAGATTCTCGCCAGGAAGGAAGGCCACCCGTGGGAGCTATGTGTTGGGTTCTTCCTCGGTGTTGCTCAGTTCTTGCTTCCCAACGAAGGAGATGTTTCGACCCTCGCATTGGCCCGAGCATCTCCAGCTTTGGTTCGATCATCACCAGCGCCAGGATCAGCAGGATATGGCCGATCTGGCGGACGATCAACTCCGTCGACCCAAAGCCAGAGACGAGCTGCCCCTGGTGAGGGTGGCTTACTGAAAGATGTCTTAGAAGGACTGTACTatcttgttgttggtggaaaTGCACCCCTACTTCGGCAGTTCAAAGATATCACGCCAGTAGTTCTCAGAGTCTTGAGCCTCAAGCAAGTCAGCCTTGGCTCTTTGCAGACTCTGGCATTCGCTATCATCAATGCTATTTTCTCTGCTACCCATGCTGATGATTTGGAGCACGCCAGCTCTCTGGTGCAAACACTGGTGCCGCTCATGAGCTACTGGTGGAGATCAGAGAAAGTATCTCAGGATGAAGTCATCCGTGCGTTAAGAATAGAGATCTCTAGAACTATACTCTTGACACACCTTCACATAGAGCACTTGGCTCTCAGGTCATCGGATGAAACCATACGTCTGGACTTGGAAGATTTGGTAGAGAACATCTGGTCTGAATATTCAAGGCGTGGTGAAGCATTCCGCCTCCAAATGAGCGATATCACATTTGACTTATCATCGTTGCCCGCATATGGCCTACAACTGGATATTTTTGGCCTCCGACCACATAATGTTTATGGCGAGGGGCATTGGGCTATCGTCCAGAATTTGGCATTCCTCGAAGGTATCATGGCGCTGCCTCGTCTGAAAAGACAAGGAGATGATAATAGTGAACAAGATGAGCAACCGCGCAAAAGACGGCGAACTCATCAAGACAATTCAAGTCGCATCCGCCTCAAGCTGAAGGCTGTCGATGTCTCGATCTGCAGGACTGCCCTGCAGTTGGTCCCTTTTCTTCTAGCTCATAATTCATTGAGCCGTGAAGAACTTCTCGACTTATTACCGGATTTGATATCATTGGCGAATGACAAGAACCCGGTCACAGCTTCTTGGGCCCTTGTTGCTTCTGCAAG CTGTATTGCGTACTCGGAAGGGTGCCATGATCAGGTGGACATGTGGCATCAGCTCTGGCGGTTTGCCATACGATCTGTCAGTCTGCCAGGAACGAGCCGAGCAGCCGCTGTGCTCCTGCACCAGCTGCTCGAAGCAGACGTCCTGCCTTATCACACCATTTCGCAGGACATTAATAACATGGTGACAACTGCCGATGTCAGTGGACCTAGCACTTTGAGTGATGCCTCTATCAGCTTGATGTTCCATGTTCTTCATCTACGGAACGCGAAGGTCCCGAGCGTAAGCCAAAGTACATGCCATCATATCATTCGATGGGTATTTCTAAGATGGAACCCAA ATGAATCTGCTTTCGCATCCTATAACTCGTTGCACGTTCAGCCAATTCACTTGGCGAACCTCATTCGAACATGTTGCGGAACAACAACTCTGGAGTTGACCTCCCGCCCGGCAGCTCCAGGAGGCCCATTGACAGAAACCTGGAGTTCATTCAGAGAGATCGAGTCCTTCACGCGGTACATACTCCTTTCGGAAGATACACCTAACAGTCCCGCAACAGCCGGGATTTGCAGGTTTTCAAAGCCcacaaactcatcaacatTGGCGGATGCCAACACACGTTATGCTTCTCAGAAACTCACCCTCGAACTCTTTTACCCTAAGTTGGGTGAGTTGATGGAGCTTTGTACGTCGTGGACAAAGAAAATGAATGAAGGCGGTATACAAATTTCTTTTGATCGCTTCCAAAGTCTTGTATCAGCCTGTTTGGCGGGCACATTGTTGCTACCATTGTTTATCGACATTAACTCGACTCAGTCTTCGTCTGTTGAGTCAACTCTCAAAGAAATTCTAGAGAAAGGAATGAACTCTGCATTGACATCCGTCGAGCCCAATGCATTTGTCGATTCAATCCTGCGAGCCGTCCAGCCCATTATGCCTGATTTCAATACTACGAGTCTCAACAGGGCTCTTGCAAACAATCCCGCCCTTCTGCAACTCTTCTCTCGATTGTGGACCCTACTTGGAGAACAAAAGGCCCAGACACATCATGACAACAGCATCGACCTAATGGACATTGACGAGGACTTTGACTCACAAAGTAGCAGAGCAAGTTCGATTCATGCGCCAACAGTAGTCCCACGCTTCGACATTCAGATGAAGTTGGATACGCAGGCTTTCTATACAGAAACGAGGACGCGGCTGCATTTTTTGTCTATTATAAATGACGACGTGGGGCAGATTGGCCTCGTCCCTGATATCTACGTGGaacatctcatcaacttgCCGGACGATGATTTACTCATGTGCCAAGACCTGCTGTTAGACATTTTTACCTCTGATCTCGTTGTTACTCCAGACAACGCGCTCGCCATCATCGAAAGACTTGGAGAGTATATTGGCCAGCCTGATTATCAGTGTGCCGAAGTTGTGTTAAGCACCTGTATTGGAGTGATCGATGGACTTCACCCCATTTGGCTAAACGATAAACGACATCTTTCAGAACGAGTAGGCGATCTTTATTATCACTTCATCAAGGTCTGTCTCACATCGAACATATTCTCGCCAAAGGCCCAAACTTCAATGGTTCGATTATTGTTTACCCTACTCCGAACCAACACAGAGTATGGTAAAGATCAGGGGCTTGATTCGCCTCGGACATGTTTACTTTACATCTTGAGGAAAGGTCCAATGCTGGTCAAATTCGCTATCTCCCAGAAGATCGCTAACGTTTTCGATCTTTTTGTTCTCAAGCTTCACGATGAAGTTTTTGTGGATGTGCTGGACAGTTTACCAACCAACCCTCTCGATACTACTGGCATCGCATTCCGCTTGCTAGTCTTGTCAAATCTCGCGTGCCGATGGTCGACATTGCTTCGGAGGTGCACATATCACATCTTTGAAACCCCTGGAAAGATATTGGACTCAACTCAGTATGCAACTCGATGCTTGATCAATGTGTCAAATACGCTGAAATTGGAATCTCCAAAAGCCTTGTTCCGCCTGTTCTCCCGGCAACTCTTGTATACCTGGTTGGAATGCGATCCGGTTGAAGATATCCCGTTCTCCATCTTTGGCTTCGCGACACTCGGAGATCTCCTCAAGTCAGCCCAGTCCGAAGCCATTGGCTTGACAGTGATGAGAGGACAAGACGACGCCCTTATAGAAGTGTGCCGCAACCTAGGAAGTTCTGAAAGCGATCTCGTTCGTCAAAATTTCACTACTGCCATTGCATATAGCATGATCTTTGGTGACTCCAATGGAGGCGAGGACAAGGAGCGGGGCGAGGCACATATCAAAAAGTTGCTCGGAAGTCAAATGTACATGGACTCTATTTATATCAACCTTGTTGATATAGCGGCCCTCTTCTTTGACCTCATCGACCAAGAAAATTCTCTAGAGAGGGTATTTGCCAGGTACAAGCTTGACTACGCTGGCGAGATCATGGGTGCTGTAAAAGCCATTTCTCATTCGCCTGCTGAGCTACCAGCGAACCAACAGCCTATGTTCAAGGCTAAATATCTCATCCATGAACTTTACAGGCTCTGTCAAAACACGGAGTTCCAATTTCACGACCTATGGACGCCACCTGTGGTTGTCTCGATCGCCCGGAAGCTTTTCAATACGGTACATCCAGCTTTAGGTCCCTTGCATGCATGCTCTGTTCTTCGAAAGGTTCGAGTCTTAATTTCCCTTGCTGGGCCAGTCGCTTGGGATTCTTATCCTCTGGAGATGCTCCTGAACGCAACACGTAAGTTTATCACGGACTCAGAGTGTGCAGATGATGCACTTGGAATTAGCCAGTATCTCTTGGGTCAGGGGGCCAAGCATCTCAGCAACGTGCCATCGTTTCTCGCTGGTTATGCCCTGTCTACCCTCGCGTCGCTTCGAGTCTTCCTGGAATCAAGCCAGTCGAGCACTACCCAGGAGAGTCAGTTCAAAGCAACTATGAGCAAGGCAGAAAAGTTTCATGGATGGTTCAGCAAGTACCTCGAGGAGTATGACTCACCGGCGTTTAAGGATCTTGCGCAAAGAAATGCCTTCAAGTCCATAACACAATCTGCTGCTCGTATTCGAGCTTCTGGAAATGCTGAGAGAGGCACTGCAGAGAGCAAACTATTGCTGGATATCTTGGACGACGGTGGCGCAGATcaccagcttctcaacgaTTCTTCTCGACAGCTAGCTCTCGGTCTTCTTTGTGGCGACTTTTGCATTCCTGCGTTGATCAAGGACGACATCATCGAGTCTGATCATGATGCTGTACAGCATTCTACGGCTGTATGGAAGAGCTGCGATACAGAAAACCTGAGTGAAGAGTATCTAGCATGGGCAGGGCGAGTTGTTGGGCGAGCCTTTTCGGCTTCCGGGGAGATTCCAGTCAATGTTCTACGCGAATCGCATCTTACTCGCTACCAACAAATAGCTCCAGGGTCAAATGGCTCAGAGATGGGATTACTTTACCTGCTTCAGGACCTCACTTCAAATCCCGATTCTGTCACTGCTGGTCTTGCCGAAGCTGCTCTACGATCCATTGTCTCGGATGCCGCTATACTTGAGGATGAACCACTAACTGTAGCTTGTCAGAGGAGTTTAACGGAGTCTCTCTTAATAACTTCCCAATGGGGCTCGCACAGATCTCCCCCGTCTGACAAAGCCCCTATcactcctccttcttcaccaGACCAGCCGGACGTGTGGTCTATGGAAATCACTTCGAAAGAATGGCTCCCGAGTCTGAGCGCACACCTTGCCCAGTGTGTTCCAGAGTCGATCATTCTCTCAGTCTTGGCCCCTATTCTTGCTAGAGTTGAGCACTTTGCGGAGAGCGCGTTTCCCTTCGTTGCTCATCTTGCGCTCTACTTTCCGATAAACCAGCAACACTCCCCTAAGCGCCCATTTTCTGCGGCGATCAAGAGCTGGCTGAAATGCACTGATCCTGCAGCCAAAGAAAATCTAAAGCTGCTCATCAACTTGCTTCTGTATCTCAGGACACAGCAGTACCCCAAAGAATCTTCAATGGCTGACCGATCTTATTGGCTCGAGGTGGATTCCACGATGGTTGCACAAACGGCGTCGCGATGCGGAATGTATAAGACCGCCTTGCTTTTCGCTGAGTATGTTACTCCTGAAACCTCGCGGTCCTCAAGAAGGTCCTCAGCCGCAAAGGAGGTGGATATGAGCGACACTCTCCTTACAATCTTTGAGAACATTGATGATCCAGATGCATACTATGGTCTACCCGAAGAGCCCAGCCTTTCTAATGTTGTCGCTCGCGTAGAATATGAGAATGATGGCCCCAGAAGTCTTGCATTCCGAGGCGCCATGTACGACAGCCACATATTCTACGGAGATCCAATGACTCAGTCAGACGAACAAGCTTTAGTTAGAGCCCTAGGTACACTTGGCTTGTCAGGACTCTCGAACTCACTTCTTCAGACACAACAAAACATGGAGTCATCCCCGGCTGCTCTCGAGGATACTTTCAATACTGCCAGGAAATTAGGGATTTGGAACCTTCCTGCTCCCTCGAGTGATCATCATGCGGTCACAGTATACAAAGCGTATCAAAGTATTTCTCAGGCAGCCGATATCACGAATATCCGAACGGCTGTGCATGAGGGCTTCAGTCGTACGATGAGGAGCTTGGCTGCCCTCGACCTGAATGCAACTTCATTGAGGAAACGACTTGGAGCTTTGGCATCCTTAACAGAACTTGATGACGTTATAGGAGTTTCTGACACCGCAGAGATGGATGGTCTCATCGAAAAATTCAAAACTCGAAGTGATTGGATGCGGAGCGGACT GTACGGCAGTGTCAGCCAGATTTTGTCTTGCCGTGCGTCTACGATGAGTATGGTCAGTCAGCAGAATACCCTTCGAACAAATATCAAGCTTTCCGCAGCTGCTGCACGACATATGGAAGTAGAAGCAATGATCACCGCATCTCAGATCTATCGTTATCACCAAGCGACACAAGAGAGTCTCAGAATATCCACTGGgctcaccaagctcatcccAACATGCGCCGCCTTAGACATTCATGTTGACGCAGCGGTCAACATCGAGACAGCTAATTCTCTCTGGGATTATGGTCAGATGAGCACATCCATCCGTATGCTCCAAGGCATAGATAGAGATGCTTCCCTCAAAAAGCAAACCCTGCCGGTCAGCCGATCTGACTTGCTTTCGAAGATTGGGTATCAGGTCTCTGTCGCTCGCCTTGAAGAGCCACATGATATTCAGAAAAACTACCTGGAACCTGCactcaaggagctcaaaggcaaaggcCAAGGTCGGCAAGCAGGTGCTGTATTTCACCAGTTTGCCATGTTCTGTGACCAACAACTGCAGGACCCAGATGGCCTGGAAGACTTGAAAAGACTTCAAAGTCtaaagaaggccaagggcgATGAAGTGGCAGAACTAAAAACCCTAGTCGGCGGTACAAAGGATACACAGCTGAAAACTAGATATTCACATGTCTTGAACAAGGAGAAGCAATGGCTAGATCTTGATGAGCAAGAACTGCGACGAGTCGAGCAGACTCGCAGTGAATTCGTTCGGCTGAGTCTCGAGAACTACCTCCTATCTCTTATTGCCTCTGATGAACACAATAACGACGCCCTTCGTTTCACGGCTCTTTGGCTAGAGCGATCAGAAGAGGAGACTACTAATAAGGCGGTTATGCGACATTTGTCCGACGTGCCGACGAGGAAATTTGCTGGTCTCACCAATCAACTGACATCCCGACTGCAAGACCAGGACACCTCATTCCAGAAAttgctgctggagctggtCTACAATATCTGTGTAGACCATCCTTATCACGGAATGTATCAGATCTGGTCTGGAACCAAGGCAAAAGCACAGCAGAAAGACGACGTAGCTGTTCTTCGTGTCAGAGCAACAGATCGTATTGCGAAACGACTTGCTGAGACGCAATCTGTTGCCAACATTTGGCTCTCGATCGACAAGACAAGCAAATACTATCACGCTCTTGCTATGGACCGGAACCCAAATAGGTACAAGTCGGGTGCGAAGATCCCGCTCAAAGAGTCTTCGCCCGGGcacaacctcatcaactgCTTGATCAAATACCGaattccatctccaactATGCACATTGAACTCTCACATACAAAAGATTACTCAAAGGTCCCGATCATCTCCAAATTAGAACCCACCATGACCATTGCTTCGGGCGTCAGTGCTCCCAAAATCATTACTGCCATTGGAAGCGATGGTGTGCGATACAAACAGCTTGTCAAAGGAGGACACGACGACTTGCGACAGGATGCTATCATGGAACAGGTCTTTTCGGCCGTATCATCTCTGCTGAAGCTTCATAGGACGACTCAGCAGCGCAACCTAGGAATCAGGACATACAAGGTATTACCACTCACTGCATCTTCGGGCTTGATTGAATTTGTCCCCAATACAATTCCACTTCACGAGTTCTTGATGCCCGCCCATGAAAGGTACTACCCAAGGGACTTGAAGGGCTCCCAATGTCGTAAGGAAATATTTGGGGTCCAAAGTCGGACGGTGGAAACTCGAATCAGCACCTATCGCAAGGTCACGGAGAAATTCCATCCAGTCATGAGATACTTCTTTATGGAACACTTCATGGATCCAGATGAATGGTTCCTGAAAAGACTAGCGTACACAAGAAGCACTGCGGCTATATCGATGCTGGGACACGTTCTCGGTTTAGGAGACCGACATGGGCACAACATTCTCCTGGACCACAAGACAGGAGAAGTTGTCCACATTGACTTGGGTGTTGCATTTGAGGCTGGCCGTATTCTGCCAGTACCAGAGTTGGTCCCCTTCAGACTGACAAGAGACATTGTGGATGGAATGGGAATCACCAAGACAGAAGGCGTCTTCCGGAGATGCTGTGAGTTTACGCTAGATGCTCTCAGAGAAGAGCAGTACTCGATCATGACAATCTTGGATGTGTTGCGGTTTGATCCGCTGTATACGTGGTCGATCTCACCACTCCGACTTGCCAAGCTCCAAAAGGCGAGACACAACGACGAAACCCCAATGGACGATGAACAAAGCGAGGCAGAGACGAAGAAGGGCAAAAAGGCTGCAGGCCATGTCAATGAACCATCTGAAGCTGACAGAGCTTTGGAGATTgtgaggaagaagctctcgAAAACGTTGAGTGTGACTGCAACAGTAAACAAGTTGATCAACCAAGCCACGGATGAGCGAAATTTGGCAGTGTTGTATTCTG GTTGGGCAGCATATGCCTAA